The Roseovarius indicus genome has a segment encoding these proteins:
- the trpE gene encoding anthranilate synthase component I: MELTPSFETFAEGYEAGKNQVVYARLAADLDTPVSLMLKLTGAAQDAFMLESVTGGEVRGRYSIIGMKPDLIWQCHGEKSRINRQARYDSAAFEDEDGGPLENLRALIAACKIDLPDDLPAASAGLYGYLGYDMIRLVEHLPNVNPDPLGLPDALMLRPSVVAVLDGVKGDVTVVAPAWADAGLSARAAYAQAAERVMDAVRDLDRALPQTSRNLGEAHEDAPPQSNFTREAYCEAVEKAKEYIRAGDIFQVVPSQRWTQPFRQPPFALYRSLRRTNPSPFMFYFNFGGFQVVGASPEILVRVFDKQVTIRPIAGTRPRGATPEEDRAHETDLLADQKELAEHLMLLDLGRNDVGRVARIGTVRPTEEFIIERYSHVMHIVSNVVGELADDQDALSALLAGLPAGTVSGAPKVRAMEIIDELEPEKRGVYGGGVGYFSAGGDMDICIALRTALVKDEKLYIQAGGGVVYDSDPDAEYMETVHKSNAIRRAAADAARFSGDGNS, translated from the coding sequence GTGGAATTGACCCCCTCTTTCGAGACCTTCGCCGAGGGCTACGAAGCCGGAAAGAACCAGGTTGTCTATGCCCGGCTTGCGGCAGATCTCGATACGCCCGTATCGCTGATGCTCAAGTTGACCGGTGCGGCGCAGGATGCCTTCATGCTAGAATCGGTGACCGGCGGAGAAGTGCGCGGACGATACTCGATCATCGGCATGAAGCCCGACCTCATCTGGCAATGCCATGGCGAAAAGAGCCGCATCAACCGGCAGGCCCGCTATGACAGCGCCGCCTTCGAGGATGAAGACGGCGGCCCGCTGGAAAATCTGCGCGCCCTGATCGCCGCCTGCAAGATCGACCTCCCCGATGACCTGCCCGCCGCCAGTGCCGGGCTGTATGGCTATCTGGGCTACGACATGATCCGCCTGGTCGAGCATCTGCCGAACGTGAACCCCGACCCGCTTGGCCTGCCCGACGCGCTGATGCTGCGACCATCGGTGGTGGCGGTGCTCGACGGTGTGAAGGGCGATGTCACGGTCGTGGCGCCCGCATGGGCCGACGCCGGGCTTTCGGCCCGTGCGGCCTATGCCCAGGCCGCCGAGCGGGTGATGGACGCCGTGCGCGACCTCGACCGCGCCCTGCCCCAAACCAGCCGCAACCTCGGCGAAGCGCACGAGGACGCTCCGCCGCAATCGAACTTTACCCGCGAGGCCTATTGCGAGGCTGTCGAAAAGGCCAAGGAATACATCCGCGCCGGCGACATCTTCCAGGTTGTTCCCAGCCAGCGCTGGACACAACCCTTCCGCCAGCCGCCCTTTGCGCTCTACCGAAGTCTGCGGCGCACCAACCCGTCGCCCTTCATGTTCTACTTCAATTTCGGCGGCTTCCAGGTGGTGGGCGCCAGCCCCGAAATTCTCGTGCGCGTCTTCGACAAGCAGGTCACGATCCGCCCGATCGCCGGCACCCGCCCCCGCGGCGCCACGCCGGAAGAAGACCGCGCCCACGAAACAGACCTGCTGGCGGACCAGAAGGAATTGGCCGAGCACCTGATGCTGCTCGACCTTGGCCGGAACGACGTCGGACGTGTCGCCCGCATAGGCACGGTGCGCCCGACCGAGGAATTCATCATCGAGCGCTACAGCCACGTGATGCATATCGTCTCGAACGTCGTGGGCGAACTTGCTGACGATCAGGACGCGCTGTCGGCCTTGCTGGCCGGCCTGCCCGCCGGTACCGTCAGCGGCGCCCCCAAGGTCCGCGCGATGGAGATCATCGACGAGCTCGAACCCGAGAAACGGGGCGTCTACGGCGGTGGTGTGGGCTATTTCAGCGCCGGCGGCGACATGGACATCTGTATTGCCCTGCGAACCGCACTGGTGAAAGACGAAAAGCTCTATATCCAGGCTGGCGGCGGTGTCGTCTATGACAGCGACCCGGATGCCGAGTACATGGAGACGGTCCACAAATCCAACGCCATTCGCCGCGCGGCGGCCGATGCGGCCCGGTTCAGCGGCGACGGAAACAGCTAA
- a CDS encoding peptidyl-prolyl cis-trans isomerase codes for MAKKGITNTLVWVLMALLILGLGGFGVTNLSGTVRSIGSVGDSDIDVDEYARALQREIRAVEAERGEPVSFAEARDIGVTDSVLARLIASAAFDHETGQIGLSIGDENLRDEIVGMQQFQGVDGSFDREGYRYALDQAGLSESAFEEDIRAETARSFLQAAVMAGVTMPEGYMQTLLDYLGEQRSVTWSVLGRDDLQTGMPVPDDSDLQTYHSENEDQFTVPERKRITYALLTPDMLIDTIEVDEEALRDAYEARESEFNQPERRLVERLAFGSEEAAQAALEQIESGDSTFEDLVAERGLDLADIDLGDVSRADLEGAGDDVFAASTGDVVGPLSSPVGPALFRVNAVLSEQVTTFEEAEPDLRAELAADRARRVVDSRIDAVDDLLAGGATIEDLADETDLELGQIDWHEGISEGIAAYDAFRSAASAVSEGDYPEVMQLDEGGIFAMRLDEVVPPEVQPLEEVRDAVTAAWEQEALVSELKAQAEPVVERLAGGESLEEAGLSVDGSQTLTRRGFRAEVPPSFIETVFGMEEGGATMIEGDGRVFVIKLDEILPPDSEDSDLQELQDLLQQRAATSLSQDLFQVLANDIRNRAGIELDQAAMNAVHSNFQ; via the coding sequence ATGGCGAAAAAGGGCATCACCAACACGCTCGTCTGGGTCTTGATGGCCCTCCTGATCCTCGGGCTCGGGGGCTTTGGCGTGACCAACCTGTCGGGCACCGTCCGCTCGATCGGCTCGGTCGGCGACTCCGATATCGACGTCGACGAGTATGCCCGCGCCCTTCAGCGCGAGATCCGAGCGGTCGAGGCCGAGCGGGGAGAGCCTGTCAGCTTTGCCGAGGCGCGCGACATCGGTGTCACCGATTCCGTTCTGGCGCGTCTCATCGCCTCGGCCGCCTTCGACCATGAAACCGGGCAGATCGGGCTGTCGATCGGCGACGAGAACCTGCGTGACGAGATTGTCGGCATGCAGCAGTTCCAGGGCGTTGACGGCAGTTTCGACCGCGAAGGCTATCGCTACGCGCTCGATCAGGCCGGCCTGTCGGAATCGGCGTTCGAGGAAGACATCCGCGCAGAAACCGCCCGCAGCTTTCTTCAGGCGGCGGTGATGGCCGGCGTCACCATGCCCGAAGGGTACATGCAGACCCTTCTCGACTATCTCGGCGAACAGCGCTCGGTGACCTGGTCCGTCCTCGGCCGCGACGACCTTCAGACCGGCATGCCGGTGCCCGATGACAGCGACCTGCAAACCTATCATTCTGAAAACGAAGATCAGTTCACGGTCCCCGAACGCAAGCGCATCACCTATGCCCTGCTGACGCCCGACATGCTGATCGATACGATCGAGGTGGATGAAGAGGCGCTTCGCGACGCCTACGAGGCGCGCGAGAGCGAATTCAACCAGCCCGAACGCCGGCTGGTCGAACGGCTGGCCTTCGGCTCGGAAGAAGCCGCACAGGCCGCACTCGAGCAGATCGAGAGCGGAGACTCCACCTTTGAGGACTTGGTCGCCGAGCGCGGCCTAGACCTCGCCGATATCGACTTGGGCGACGTGTCGCGCGCCGATCTTGAAGGCGCCGGTGACGACGTGTTTGCCGCCAGCACGGGGGATGTCGTGGGGCCGCTCTCTTCGCCCGTGGGCCCTGCCCTGTTCCGGGTGAACGCCGTCCTGTCCGAGCAGGTCACCACCTTCGAGGAAGCCGAACCCGACCTGCGCGCCGAACTGGCCGCCGACCGCGCCCGCCGCGTCGTCGACAGCCGGATCGACGCGGTCGATGACCTTCTGGCCGGCGGCGCCACGATCGAGGACCTGGCCGACGAAACCGACCTCGAGCTTGGCCAGATCGACTGGCATGAGGGCATCAGCGAGGGCATCGCCGCCTATGACGCGTTTCGAAGCGCCGCCAGCGCGGTGAGCGAGGGAGATTATCCAGAGGTGATGCAACTCGACGAGGGCGGGATCTTCGCCATGCGCCTCGACGAGGTTGTTCCGCCCGAGGTTCAGCCGCTTGAAGAGGTGCGCGACGCGGTTACCGCCGCCTGGGAACAGGAGGCGCTGGTGTCCGAACTCAAGGCTCAGGCCGAACCCGTGGTCGAACGTCTCGCCGGCGGGGAAAGCCTCGAGGAGGCAGGCCTCTCCGTCGACGGATCGCAGACGCTGACGCGCCGCGGCTTCCGCGCAGAAGTCCCGCCCTCATTCATCGAAACGGTGTTCGGCATGGAAGAAGGCGGCGCCACGATGATTGAAGGCGACGGCCGTGTGTTCGTCATCAAGCTCGACGAAATCCTGCCGCCCGATTCCGAGGACAGCGACCTGCAAGAGCTTCAGGACCTTCTGCAGCAACGTGCCGCGACCAGCCTGTCGCAGGATCTGTTCCAGGTTCTGGCAAACGACATCCGCAATCGCGCCGGGATAGAGCTGGACCAGGCCGCAATGAACGCCGTTCATTCAAACTTCCAGTAA
- a CDS encoding aminotransferase produces MTGTSRTATTFAPPIMAAKRWLDGVDFPADRPLINVSQAAPAEPPPEALRQVIAEAALNQPSAHLYGPVFGLPALREEVAGQWSRAYGGEIDAAQVAITSGCNQAFCATITALCNEGDEVLLPIPWYFNHKMWLDMSGVTAVPLPTGPELLPDPDEAEARLTNKTRAIVLVTPNNPGGVEYPADLVESFYRLAQARGLKLIVDETYRDFDPRPGPAHELFTHADWPDTLIQLYSFSKAYRLTGHRVGAMVAHTGLLAEVEKFLDTVTICPNQLGQIAALWGMRNLGQWLAGERAEILDRRAAIHDNMPKITPQGWRLLGCGAYFAYLQHPFDIPSDELAPLLVREAGILLLPATMFYPEGDPRGRRELRVAFANVDRAAIGVFFDRLAGLGLPLAPTGDSA; encoded by the coding sequence ATGACCGGCACCTCCCGCACCGCGACGACCTTTGCCCCGCCGATCATGGCCGCGAAACGCTGGCTCGACGGCGTCGATTTCCCGGCAGACCGCCCGCTCATCAACGTGAGCCAGGCCGCCCCTGCCGAACCACCCCCCGAAGCCTTGAGGCAGGTCATCGCCGAGGCCGCGCTGAACCAGCCGTCGGCGCATCTTTACGGCCCGGTTTTCGGCCTGCCGGCCCTGCGCGAGGAAGTCGCCGGACAATGGAGCCGCGCCTATGGCGGCGAAATCGACGCGGCACAGGTGGCCATCACCTCTGGCTGCAACCAGGCCTTTTGCGCCACGATCACCGCGCTGTGCAATGAAGGAGATGAAGTTCTCCTGCCAATCCCTTGGTATTTCAATCATAAAATGTGGCTCGATATGTCCGGCGTCACAGCCGTGCCCCTGCCGACCGGGCCCGAACTCCTGCCTGACCCGGACGAGGCCGAGGCGCGGCTGACCAACAAGACCCGCGCGATCGTTCTGGTGACCCCCAACAATCCGGGCGGCGTCGAATACCCGGCCGATCTCGTCGAGAGCTTCTATCGCCTTGCACAGGCGCGCGGCCTCAAGCTGATCGTCGACGAAACCTACCGCGATTTCGACCCGCGCCCCGGCCCTGCCCACGAGCTCTTCACGCATGCGGACTGGCCCGACACGCTGATTCAGCTCTACTCCTTCTCCAAGGCCTACCGGCTGACCGGTCATCGCGTCGGTGCCATGGTGGCCCACACGGGCCTTCTGGCCGAGGTCGAAAAGTTCCTCGACACCGTCACCATCTGCCCCAATCAGCTGGGTCAGATTGCGGCCCTCTGGGGGATGCGCAACCTCGGGCAATGGCTGGCCGGAGAGCGGGCCGAAATCCTCGACCGCCGCGCCGCCATTCACGACAACATGCCGAAAATCACGCCGCAGGGCTGGCGCCTGCTGGGCTGTGGCGCGTATTTCGCCTATCTCCAACACCCGTTCGACATTCCGTCTGATGAACTGGCGCCGCTCCTGGTGCGTGAAGCCGGTATCCTGCTGCTGCCCGCCACGATGTTCTACCCCGAGGGTGACCCGCGCGGCAGGCGGGAATTGCGCGTGGCCTTCGCCAATGTCGACCGCGCCGCCATCGGGGTGTTTTTCGACCGTCTGGCCGGGCTCGGCCTGCCCCTTGCCCCCACTGGCGACAGCGCGTAG
- the gpt gene encoding xanthine phosphoribosyltransferase yields MQDRLPHEKGFHVSWDQLHRDARALAWRLQGEAPDDGWKAVVAITRGGMAPAMIVARELDIRTVDTISVKSYNHQTQSEPVVIKSPDMALVGDGDGVLIVDDLVDTGKTLEVVRKHMPKAKVATIYAKPMGRDMVDTFVTEVSQDTWIFFPWDMALQYVEPYRGT; encoded by the coding sequence ATGCAAGACCGCCTGCCCCACGAAAAAGGCTTCCATGTCAGCTGGGATCAGCTTCACCGCGACGCCCGCGCGCTGGCGTGGCGGCTACAGGGCGAGGCACCGGATGACGGCTGGAAGGCCGTGGTCGCCATCACCCGGGGTGGGATGGCGCCGGCCATGATCGTCGCGCGCGAGCTTGATATCCGCACGGTGGATACGATCAGCGTGAAATCCTACAATCACCAGACGCAAAGCGAGCCCGTCGTCATCAAGTCGCCCGACATGGCCCTCGTCGGCGACGGCGACGGCGTGCTGATCGTCGACGACCTTGTCGATACGGGCAAGACGCTGGAAGTGGTGCGGAAGCATATGCCCAAGGCCAAGGTCGCCACGATCTATGCCAAGCCGATGGGCCGCGACATGGTCGATACCTTCGTCACGGAGGTCAGCCAGGACACGTGGATCTTCTTTCCGTGGGACATGGCCCTGCAATATGTCGAACCCTATCGCGGCACCTGA
- a CDS encoding LysE family translocator: protein METAHLIAFNLTLLAALASPGPAMLMALRTTLVEGRMAGILTGLGLGTIAAAWTGAALLGLDVIFTLFPWAYMTLKFVGAAYLIYLAVSIWREANTPLDTAPPARRRPFVSGMLVNLANPKSVLFASAVLVVIFPRDMGLAQKALIVGNHMLVEYAAYTIFAVALSTRAARDGYLRLKPLFDRIAAGVLAALGLKLVFDRS, encoded by the coding sequence ATGGAAACGGCCCATCTCATCGCCTTCAACCTGACTTTGCTGGCCGCCCTGGCCAGCCCGGGGCCGGCGATGCTGATGGCGTTGCGCACGACACTGGTCGAGGGGCGCATGGCCGGTATCCTGACAGGCTTGGGCCTTGGCACCATCGCAGCAGCCTGGACCGGCGCCGCGCTACTCGGGCTCGACGTGATCTTCACGCTCTTCCCCTGGGCCTACATGACGCTCAAGTTTGTCGGCGCCGCCTACCTGATCTACCTTGCCGTATCCATCTGGCGCGAGGCCAACACGCCACTGGATACCGCGCCCCCGGCACGACGGCGGCCCTTCGTCAGCGGCATGCTGGTGAACCTGGCCAACCCGAAATCGGTGCTTTTCGCCTCGGCCGTCCTGGTCGTGATCTTTCCGCGCGATATGGGGCTGGCGCAGAAGGCCCTGATCGTGGGCAATCACATGCTGGTGGAATACGCAGCCTACACGATCTTCGCAGTCGCCCTTTCGACCCGGGCGGCCCGTGACGGTTACCTCCGGCTCAAGCCGCTCTTCGACCGGATCGCCGCGGGCGTACTGGCGGCGCTCGGGCTGAAACTGGTGTTCGACCGCAGCTGA
- the fabI gene encoding enoyl-ACP reductase FabI has translation MSNTLMAGKRGLIMGLANDKSIAWGIARACAEAGAELAFSYQGDALKKRVAPLAEQLGSNVVLPCDVSDMDSVDALFAELEKTWGKIDFLVHAIGFSDKTELRGRYVDTSRTNFLNTMDISVYSFTAVAQRAEKMMNEGGSMLTLTYYGAEQVMPHYNVMGIAKAALEASVMYMAEDLGKDGIRVNAISAGPIKTLAASGIGDFRYILKWNELNSPLRRNVTIDDVGKAALYLLSDLGSGTTGEVLHVDAGYHVVGMKAVDAPDIDKT, from the coding sequence ATGTCAAATACGTTGATGGCAGGCAAACGCGGGCTGATCATGGGCCTTGCGAATGATAAATCCATTGCCTGGGGCATCGCCCGCGCCTGCGCCGAGGCCGGGGCCGAACTGGCCTTCTCCTACCAGGGCGACGCGCTCAAGAAACGCGTGGCGCCATTGGCCGAGCAGTTGGGCTCGAACGTCGTCCTGCCCTGCGACGTCAGCGACATGGACAGCGTCGATGCGCTCTTTGCCGAACTGGAAAAGACCTGGGGCAAGATCGATTTCCTTGTCCACGCCATCGGGTTTTCCGACAAGACCGAGCTGCGCGGCCGCTACGTCGATACCTCGCGCACCAACTTCCTCAACACGATGGACATCTCGGTCTATTCCTTCACGGCCGTCGCTCAGCGCGCCGAAAAGATGATGAACGAAGGCGGCTCGATGCTGACCCTCACCTATTACGGGGCCGAGCAAGTGATGCCGCATTACAACGTCATGGGCATCGCCAAGGCGGCGCTCGAGGCATCGGTGATGTACATGGCCGAAGACCTGGGCAAGGACGGCATTCGCGTCAACGCGATCTCTGCCGGGCCGATCAAGACGCTCGCCGCCAGCGGCATCGGCGACTTCCGCTATATCCTGAAATGGAACGAACTGAACTCGCCTCTCCGCCGGAACGTGACGATCGACGATGTCGGCAAGGCCGCGCTGTACCTTCTGTCTGATCTCGGCAGCGGCACCACGGGCGAGGTTCTGCACGTGGACGCCGGCTATCACGTGGTCGGCATGAAAGCGGTCGACGCACCGGATATCGACAAGACCTGA
- the pdxH gene encoding pyridoxamine 5'-phosphate oxidase, whose product MQRDGIFAGDNPFQIARDWLAEAETGELNDPNAVALATVDPSGLPNVRMVLLKDITDTGFWFYTNYESAKGQEIAASGKAAMVLHWKSLRRQVRIRGDVVKEDGPEADAYFASRSLKSRLGAWASHQSQPLESRTKLMAEVAKVTSRKGANPARPPFWGGFRIVPVEIEFWADGAFRLHDRFVWRRETHENAWEIQRLSP is encoded by the coding sequence ATGCAACGCGACGGGATTTTCGCAGGGGACAATCCGTTTCAGATTGCGCGCGACTGGCTGGCCGAGGCGGAAACGGGCGAGTTGAACGACCCCAACGCTGTGGCGTTGGCGACGGTCGACCCATCCGGCTTGCCCAACGTGAGGATGGTTCTTTTGAAAGACATCACGGACACCGGCTTCTGGTTCTACACCAATTACGAAAGCGCGAAGGGCCAGGAGATCGCGGCATCGGGCAAGGCCGCGATGGTGTTGCACTGGAAGTCGTTGCGCCGTCAGGTGCGTATCCGTGGTGACGTGGTGAAAGAGGACGGGCCGGAGGCCGACGCCTATTTCGCCTCGCGCTCGCTCAAGAGCCGGCTGGGGGCCTGGGCGTCGCACCAGTCGCAGCCGCTCGAGTCGCGCACGAAACTGATGGCGGAGGTGGCAAAGGTAACGTCGCGTAAGGGGGCGAATCCCGCGCGACCGCCGTTCTGGGGCGGTTTTCGCATCGTTCCGGTCGAGATCGAGTTCTGGGCCGACGGTGCCTTCCGCCTGCACGATCGTTTCGTCTGGCGACGGGAAACTCATGAAAACGCATGGGAAATTCAGCGGCTAAGCCCGTGA